The Fusarium falciforme chromosome 4, complete sequence genomic interval CACTGCCTTGACTCGTTGCAGGCCATCTCAAGACTATGACGTTGCGGGAGTGGATGAGCTGAATTGAATTGGACGACATCACTTCACTGCGCCGCTCTTTTAGAACCCACCGCTTTTTTCCAAGACCAGGAGGTTTCCGTTTCGGTTTTTGCGCAAGGATTCTGAGTTGGAGTGCCCTGAGGATCGACGCTCGCTATCCTCTCTTTCTCGCCTTTGTTGTGTCTCTTGTTGGGGACACGTGCGCTCCTTTTTCAGCATCGACGACGGTTTCGGCACTTGGAGATTGCCTGTGTTGAAGGGCTCGAGTAGGCATCATGCCCCCCTCAAAGAATGCGcctgccaagaagcagcgcaTAACGTTGGCTCAATTGTCAGCATACGATGACATTCTCACCGATGCCCTGGTTGACCATGTGAGTGGTTTATGAAGGAGTAGACGCTGGCGTTTGTGACACAGCTCTAACCCAGACAAGGTCTTTTACTGGACAACGGTTCCCAAGAATCGCACATCTTACCACCCTTCCCGAGGTGTACGAGAAGAGGAAATCACAAAAGTCCTTCAGGAGGAAGTTGTTGTCAACAaggacctcgaggctgccgagAAGCGACTACTGAAGACAGACGGACTCAAGAGGTTCTACAATGGCTTAAGAACagacaaggaaaaggaggatTTCAGACGACACTTGAGGCGATACGTGCAAATCTACCTCCCCGATTGTCCATGGGAGGTCAGCTCGACCAACCGATACACGATTGTCACCCACGAGGCTGCCGTGCACGCCAGACGGTACATCAAGCGCAACGAATCCATCAAGTACCTCTCAGGCGTTcaggtcatcatcaccccggaagaggagaaggcaaTCTCGAGCCAGAAGAAGGATTTCAGCATCGTCGTCAGCTCACGCAGCAAGTGCACCAGCCTCTTCATGGGACCCGCACGATTTGCGAACCACGATTGCGATGCAAACGCCAAACTTATGAGGACAAGTCATGCAGGAATCGAGATTATCGCAACACGAGCGATTGGACCAGGAGAGGAGATCACAGTTACTTACGGTGATAATTACTTTGGCGAGAACAACTGCGAGTGTCTTTGCAAGACCTGCGAGGATCTGCTGCGGAATGCGTGGGAGCCGGAGGAGGGGTCAGTGGCGGTGAAGAAGAGCATCGAGCAGGAAAAGTCGGATGGATATTCGCTgcgacgacgaagaagagACGATAGTATCTCTGGTTCATCACGAACTCCTTCGGTTACTCCTGACATGCGGCCACGAGTTCCCAAAGCCACGAGACACTCGCTCCTCGGCCACGCTCGAGATTCTTCAGctgctcaatctcctcctgcGGAGAGCACCAACAGCCGCAAGCGACCACTTGATGCCCTTGCGACGCCACCCAAGACACCCGCAAAGCGTCTCAAGCGTTCAGCTGAGCCGATTCCCAGGGAAGATTCATCCTCGCGCAGTAGCTCTGTGACGGCTAGTGAATCGTCAGGAAGCGGCGTGGTGGAGACGGATGTCACTTCGCCTGAGAAGGAGACTCCGGAGCCCATGGTCAAGACACCGGTAATGAAGGAGGCGATTCCTCTTGCTATTGAGCAGGGCAGAGTTCAAACAGTCCCCCAGGTGGCACCAGTTTCCCCCCAGAGCACTGAGGGATCCCGGTCACCCCAGACAAAGACAGAAGTCTCCACAGCAGGGCCGAACGGTCGAAACGGCTTGGAGAGCATGTCTATTCGAGCTATTCTCAACGCTCCGTTGGAGTCTGAGACGGAACCACAACCTGAGCCTGAAAGTGTTCCTGAGGCTGTACCTGGGTCTGAGCCAGTCCCTATCGCAACCAGCATCGAGCCTGTTGAGGAGGGTCAGGCcgctgacgaggaggaacaaCCGAAGCGCCGCAAATACCAACGCCGCACCTTCGTCAAACAACCCACGCCTCCATCTCGGGTGCGAGTCCCCGGTGATTATCTCCTGACTCCACTGCTCTTGTCGGAGCCTGAGATGGCATGGATCCAGTGCACTATCTGCGACGGATACTTTGTACAACAGAACGCATACTTTACACGATCGTCTTGCCCCCGCTGCGAACGACACTCGAAGCTCTACGGATACATCTGGCCCAAGACGGACAAGGCAGGACCGCAcgacaaagaagagagagttCTAGATCATCGGACGATCCATCGTTTCCTGGATGCTGACGATGAGCGACGGGTGCGAGGACGCAAGAGCTTTGGAGCTTCCAAGACGGAAACTGAAGAGCCAGAAGAGTCAGAGCGAGGACGAAAGCTGAGCCGACACAGCACGGCCAGCATAGCCAGAAAGCTGGCACCCGCAGTGGAGGAAGACCTGTCCGGGATTAGAAGAAGTGGAAGGCTCAGAAGGGTCAACAGCAGGCTGCTCGATCCATGATGGGCAGAATAATGTTTGTATTGGGGCGTTCCGGGAGCAACAATTACAGCAACGGGGAGTTGTACATTATGAGGCAGGCATGCATGGAATGGTTAGAGGAGTGACTAGCGCatctttaaattaaataatcttcCCAGTGTTGTTTGGTTTATTATTGATTGCGCTCAGGATATGAGCAAGGCCGTGGCTGAGTTGGCTTCACTTGCTCTCAACCTCCACCTTTCCAGCTACACCATTGTCTCCTTTGCCTAGCCTCTTGGTGATTGTAGTACGGTCCATACCACCACTAAACCTTCGAATTTCTTTGTTAAACCATGATTttgcctcctcgtcatcacaAGAGTCCAAGGCATCATCCCCCAGCCCAGAATACCCATACACGTAGGAAATAGCCCATGCGGAAAGATTTGACGTCCACATGCCTCTGAATGGTTCTCGCACAATAGTGCGCACGAAGCTTGTAAGTAGTTGGGTGACGTCGGGGTAAAGGATGCCGCCCTCGAGTTGGGGTGTGTCGTTTGAGGCTGAAATGTGTGCATATGAAGATGGTAGTAGGACAACCTTGGTGATCTCGTCTTGATCTTCTGGGGGAAAGAGGAAGCGAATCGACACTCGGTCTAGATTGCGATAGCCTCTAGTGATAGAGCGATAGAGTTGCTGGGCTTGGACGGTTTGATAAAAGTCTGGTTTGCGGGAACCGAATGACCAGGCGCAAGGCTGGAAGCCTGCGGCTCGCAGTTGTGTGGCAGCAAGTTCGAGGTCCGCATCTGGGATGACAAGCATATAGTCCTGGAAAGATTAGCATCTTTTGATAGAGCGGCAGGAGAGGCAGTATCATACATCACATACAACTGGAGCACCGACATGCTGACAGGCTCTTTCACCCCAGAGTATCGCCTTGATGGGGCCTAGAGCAGAGCTAATGCGCTCCATCAGAACTTGAGTAAATAGAGACGGGTGAGGCGGCGGAAAGAGTACGTATAAGCTTCTGCAGAAGGAGAGACAGGGCTTAGTTGGGGGTGGAGAAAGAGGGATGTGTACCTAGACATgcaagagaaggaagacaGGGAGATTGCGGGGCTAGTAGAAACTTGGATTAGTGCCTCAGGCGCTCTGATGACTAATATAGTAATCCCacttttagctattacctctctttaattaataaaagttattttaatattaaatttattataaattatttttaatatatttataatattaatatttttatttatataattatattgtattttatattatatatttaaattttaattaattaaaattttcttttattttattttatattcttataatattattattatttagatatttttaaatttaattattttaaaatttaattaatttaatatattttaaaattttaataaaaaatatatatattaagatttaattaattattgtaaattaattaagaaaaataaacaaaaaataatatatataagatttttaaaaaatattaaaatttttatttttattttaatatttaatttatttattattataatatatttttaaatcttaaaattaatattattttataattaatataattatttatattaatataaataaaactataattacttatttaataaatagtaataattaaagataggtAATAATTTAAGAGGGGTAATAGATTAAGACAGGTAATTGATGAAGAGGGGTAATAGCTAAAGGGGGTGATAGCTAAAGGTGGGGTCGCAATGTCAATCCAAGGTGCATAACTCGACTCGCATTCTACCTAAGCAACACCGTCGCGCGGAGACGGGTCAGAAGCCTTCTCTTCTGTACAACCTACCAACCTGCACCATTTGACTCCAAGCATGCCTCCCTCTCCGGCTAGCGGGCCTCTCTCCCTGCAAGAGCTTGTGCAAGCCATCAAAGAACTAGCCCAGTGCTTGTCGGCAGTAAAGGCTCAGTTCAGTATCAGCGGTGGTGCTGCATCAGCGCTTCTCCGACGGGAGCATGGTCTCCGTCCTAGACTCACTGAGGATATTGACTTGGTTGTACAACCCACACCTACCATCAATGGCGAAACGATTTCCTCCTGGCTTCTCCAAAATTGTCCCGATTCTTTCGTTGCACAGACAGTCCACGGTGTGCCTGTTCCAGCCCTCGCTTTCAAGCGATCAGATGGTTCGATCAGACACGTCGATATCGAGATATTCGACATGAACGCATGGCCAGACAGACCCCAGTACGATTTGAGCAACACAGACAACAAAATCGTCATGGCCGATGTCATTGGAGTGAAAGTCCCGGTTTTCAGCCCTCGCTAGCAAGTCAGGGAGAAAATTGTCACTGCATTTCAACGACAGGGATCGATCAAGGAACGAACTGACCTTGATGACGCCTGCACTTtgctcgagcttcttgacgacAACAGCCTCAGTCTTACAGGCCATGAAGCAGCGGTTCGACACCTTCTCGAGAAGGAGCCCGATGTTCGGGAGCTATTGCAACTCAAGGTTCATTGTCCAGAAGTCTTGGGTAACCCATGGGTATTTGACGAGGCTTCTGGTATGTACTGGCGCTGGGAGCGCAAAGAACTGTATTGCCTCGATGAGGACTGACAACAACACAAGTTCAAGTGGGATGAGAAGTCTACCAGACATTATGTTACTGTTGATGGGCAGACATGGTACTATGACCCGCGGACTCGCAGTCTTGTTTGAGACGGTTGTGAAGGGGGATCACAACCAACCCTCAAGAGCCGGCATCCATGGAAACCGCAATGCTTTAGTTCAGTTAAACTCTGCAGCAGGTTTCTCTTTGTACACACTGCACTGTAAACACCTTCATCTCTGTGAGTCCAGGGCAAACAGGCAAGATCCGAGACATGCTGCAACCTAATGTGGGGAGGCAAAAGCTCATGACTCAAAGCGGCTAGCGGCGAGACGCGATAAGAGCTTGTGCCTGACTGGCGTCGCAGTGGGCAACCACAGCCACTAATAGCTCCCGAGTCCCAGCACCTCATCAC includes:
- a CDS encoding Histone-lysine N-methyltransferase SET9, with the translated sequence MPPSKNAPAKKQRITLAQLSAYDDILTDALVDHVFYWTTVPKNRTSYHPSRGVREEEITKVLQEEVVVNKDLEAAEKRLLKTDGLKRFYNGLRTDKEKEDFRRHLRRYVQIYLPDCPWEVSSTNRYTIVTHEAAVHARRYIKRNESIKYLSGVQVIITPEEEKAISSQKKDFSIVVSSRSKCTSLFMGPARFANHDCDANAKLMRTSHAGIEIIATRAIGPGEEITVTYGDNYFGENNCECLCKTCEDLLRNAWEPEEGSVAVKKSIEQEKSDGYSLRRRRRDDSISGSSRTPSVTPDMRPRVPKATRHSLLGHARDSSAAQSPPAESTNSRKRPLDALATPPKTPAKRLKRSAEPIPREDSSSRSSSVTASESSGSGVVETDVTSPEKETPEPMVKTPVMKEAIPLAIEQGRVQTVPQVAPVSPQSTEGSRSPQTKTEVSTAGPNGRNGLESMSIRAILNAPLESETEPQPEPESVPEAVPGSEPVPIATSIEPVEEGQAADEEEQPKRRKYQRRTFVKQPTPPSRVRVPGDYLLTPLLLSEPEMAWIQCTICDGYFVQQNAYFTRSSCPRCERHSKLYGYIWPKTDKAGPHDKEERVLDHRTIHRFLDADDERRVRGRKSFGASKTETEEPEESERGRKLSRHSTASIARKLAPAVEEDLSGIRRSGRLRRVNSRLLDP
- a CDS encoding Antigen, with the translated sequence MPPSPASGPLSLQELVQAIKELAQCLSAVKAQFSISGGAASALLRREHGLRPRLTEDIDLVVQPTPTINGETISSWLLQNCPDSFVAQTVHGVPVPALAFKRSDGSIRHVDIEIFDMNAWPDRPQYDLSNTDNKIVMADVIGVKVPGSIKERTDLDDACTLLELLDDNSLSLTGHEAAVRHLLEKEPDVRELLQLKVHCPEVLGNPWVFDEASGMYWRWERKELYCLDED